One Pyrus communis chromosome 4, drPyrComm1.1, whole genome shotgun sequence genomic region harbors:
- the LOC137731226 gene encoding respiratory burst oxidase homolog protein D-like, whose translation MNGHHHEEGMLTSSDYNSDTESTQSTGPGGSIELERRAFSGPLGTPNSGNHTPTTSSNSNRAWRRIKSAKFDKSGGTDKSTGNTSDQNDDDTYVEITLDIRDDSVAVHSVQAAGGASNEDPELALLAKRTLEGKKSSSFRSSLLRNTSSHIRQVSQELKRLASFSKRPSTKRFDRTKSATAYALKSLKFITTKTGTGATSGWAAVDKRYDELTAKSNWLLPSSLFGECIGMNKESKEFAGELFRALARRRNITGDIINKAQLREFWEQISDESFDSRLQTFFDMVDRDADGRITEEEVTEIISMSASANKLSNIQKQAKEYAALIMEELDPDNAGYIMVQNLETLLLQAPVGQSVSVNESRVLSQLLSQKLKPTQENNPIRRCYQRTKYFFLDNWQRVWVMMLWLGIVSGLFVYKFVQYREREEAFEVMGYCVCIAKGGAETLKFNMALILLPVCRNTITWLRNKTKLGVAVPFDDNLNFHKVIAVGIIVGVGLHVGAHLTCDFPRIIHATEDEYEDLKPYFGEDQPGNYWWFVKGVEGWSGILMVVLMAIAFTLATPWFRRNKLNLPKPLKKLTGFNAFWYSHHLFVIVYALLIVHGIKLYLTKEWYHKTTWMYLAVPVVLYACERLIRAFRSSIKPVKILKVAVYPGNVLALHMSKPQGFKYKSGQYMFVNCAAVSPFEWHPFSITSSPGDDYLSVHIRTLGDWTRQLKTVFSEVCQPPTGGKSGLLRADMQGGNNPSFPKILIDGPYGAPAQDYKKYDVVLLVGLGIGATPMVSIVKDIINNIKMKSREDDDSESALESGRATPNASSHNNSSSGKNRSNKGFKTRKAYYYWVTREQGSFEWFKGILNEVADMDEKGVIEIHNYCTSVYEEGDARSALIAMLQSLHHAKNGVDVVSGTRVKSHFAKPNWRQVYKDIARRHPDSRVGVFYCGAPALTKDLKELALYFSHKTTTKFDFHKENF comes from the exons ATGAACGGTCATCACCACGAGGAAGGGATGCTTACTTCCTCGGACTACAACTCCGACACCGAGTCCACTCAGTCCACCGGGCCCGGCGGCAGCATCGAGCTCGAAAGACGAGCTTTCAGCGGCCCCCTGGGAACGCCTAACAGCGGCAACCACACCCCGACCACGTCCTCCAATTCCAACCGGGCGTGGAGGCGGATTAAGAGCGCCAAGTTCGACAAGTCCGGCGGTACGGATAAGAGTACTGGTAATACTTCCGACCAAAACGACGATGATACTTACGTGGAGATCACTCTCGACATCCGAGACGACTCCGTCGCCGTCCACAGCGTCCAGGCAGCCGGCGGAGCCAGTAACGAAGATCCCGAGCTGGCTCTGCTCGCCAAGCGGACGCTGGAGGGGAAGAAGTCGTCGTCTTTCCGGTCGTCGCTTTTGCGGAACACGTCGTCGCACATCCGGCAGGTCTCTCAGGAGCTGAAGCGGCTGGCTTCCTTCAGCAAGAGGCCCTCCACGAAGCGGTTCGATCGGACCAAGTCAGCAACCGCCTACGCCTTGAAGAGCCTCAAGTTCATCACCACCAAGACCGGCACCGGCGCCACCTCCGGCTGGGCCGCCGTAGACAAGCGCTACGACGAGCTCACTGCCAAATCCAACTGGCTCCTCCCCTCTTCCCTCTTTGGCGAATGCATAG GTATGAACAAGGAGTCCAAGGAGTTTGCCGGAGAGCTTTTCCGGGCACTTGCTCGGAGGCGGAACATAACCGGCGATATCATCAACAAGGCGCAACTTAGAGAATTCTGGGAGCAAATCTCCGACGAAAGTTTTGATTCCAGACTCCAAACATTCTTTGACAT GGTGGATAGAGACGCCGATGGAAGAATCACTGAAGAAGAAGTCACAGAG ATTATAAGCATGAGTGCTTCTGCAAACAAGCTCTCAAACATTCAGAAACAAGCAAAGGAATATGCAGCTCTGATCATGGAAGAACTAGACCCGGACAATGCCGGCTACATCATGGTTCAAAATTTGGAAACTCTGTTGCTCCAAGCTCCGGTTGGCCAATCTGTGAGCGTAAACGAAAGCCGGGTTTTGAGCCAGCTTCTGAGTCAGAAGCTGAAGCCGACGCAGGAGAACAACCCGATCCGAAGATGCTACCAGAGAACTAAGTACTTCTTCCTTGATAACTGGCAGAGAGTCTGGGTTATGATGCTCTGGCTCGGCATAGTTTCAGGTCTGTTTGTGTACAAGTTTGTGCAGTACCGCGAAAGAGAGGAGGCATTCGAGGTGATGGGATATTGTGTCTGCATTGCCAAAGGAGGAGCTGAGACTCTCAAGTTTAACATGGCCTTGATCCTGCTTCCCGTCTGCCGGAACACAATTACTTGGCTCCGAAACAAGACCAAATTAGGCGTTGCCGTCCCGTTTGATGACAACTTAAATTTCCACAAG GTCATTGCGGTTGGAATCATTGTTGGAGTTGGACTACATGTGGGTGCGCATTTGACGTGCGATTTCCCACGGATTATACACGCGACCGAAGATGAGTACGAGGACTTGAAACCTTACTTCGGCGAGGACCAGCCTGGGAACTACTGGTGGTTCGTGAAGGGAGTGGAAGGGTGGTCTGGTATTTTGATGGTGGTATTGATGGCCATAGCCTTCACGTTGGCAACTCCTTGGTTCAGAAGAAACAAGCTCAACTTGCCAAAGCCGCTCaagaagctcactggcttcaacGCCTTCTGGTATTCCCACCACCTGTTTGTCATTGTCTATGCTCTCCTCATTGTCCATGGCATCAAGCTCTACCTCACCAAGGAATGGTATCATAAAACG ACATGGATGTATTTGGCGGTTCCTGTCGTCCTCTACGCTTGCGAAAGGTTGATTAGAGCTTTTAGATCAAGCATCAAGCCAGTCAAGATTCTCAAG GTTGCTGTTTATCCTGGAAATGTTCTTGCACTGCACATGTCAAAGCCTCAGGGCTTCAAATACAAGAGCGGGCAGTACATGTTTGTCAACTGCGCTGCGGTTTCTCCTTTCGAATG GCACCCGTTCTCCATTACCTCATCACCTGGAGATGACTACCTAAGCGTCCACATTCGAACACTGGGCGATTGGACGCGGCAGCTCAAAACTGTTTTCTCCGAG GTATGTCAGCCACCGACTGGTGGGAAGAGTGGCCTACTCAGAGCTGATATGCAAGGAGGAAACAATCCTAG CTTCCCTAAGATACTGATAGATGGTCCATACGGAGCACCGGCACAGGACTACAAGAAATACGACGTTGTATTGCTTGTAGGGCTCGGAATCGGAGCAACTCCCATGGTGAGCATTGTGAAGGACATCATCAACAACATAAAGATGAAGAGCAGGGAAGACGATGATTCGGAGTCCGCCCTAGAAAGCGGCAGGGCCACTCCGAATGCCTCGAGCCATAACAACAGCAGCAGTGGCAAGAACAGGAGCAACAAAGGGTTCAAGACCAGGAAGGCCTACTACTATTGGGTGACGAGAGAACAAGGCTCGTTCGAGTGGTTCAAGGGGATTCTGAACGAGGTGGCGGACATGGACGAGAAGGGTGTGATCGAGATTCACAACTACTGCACCAGTGTGTACGAGGAAGGGGATGCCAGGTCAGCCCTCATTGCCATGCTCCAGTCCCTCCACCACGCCAAGAACGGCGTCGATGTGGTGTCGGGCACACGTGTCAAATCCCACTTCGCCAAGCCCAACTGGCGCCAAGTTTACAAGGATATCGCTCGCCGCCATCCGGATAGCCGAGTGG GGGTGTTTTACTGTGGGGCACCAGCACTAACAAAGGACCTCAAGGAATTGGCGTTGTACTTTTCACACAAGACCACCACGAAGTTCGACTTCCACAAAGAGAATTTCTAA